CCAGCAGATGGGCACGCGCGCCGTGCTGCGCACCGCGCCCTCCGCCGGCGCGCGCCACGCCTTCGAGACCTACGTGCTGGTGCTGCGCGTGGCGGGTCTGGCCCCCGGCCTCTACCGCTACCTGAGCCTGAGCCACGAACTGGCCTTCCTGCGCGCCGTGCCGGAGGCCGCCCAGGCCATTTCCGACGCCACGCTGGGGCAGGATTTCATCGGCGAGGCCGGGGCCGTGCTGGTCTGGACCACGCTGCCCGAACGGATGGAATGGCGCTACGGCGAGGCGGCTTACAAGGTGATCGCCCTGGATGCCGGCCACCTCTGCCAGAACCTCTACCTGGCCTGCGAGTGCGTGGGCGCGGGGACCTGCGCCATCGCCGCGTATCACCAGGAGAAGCTGGACGAACTGCTGGGCGTGGACGGACAGGACGAGTTCGCCCTCTACCTGGCGCCGGTGGGGAAGGTGGAGCGCTAGGGCGCGGCTGGTTTTGATTGGAGACGTGTTGGGCGGGGCCTCGGGGGTCCTGCCCTTTTTCGTGGGCGGGCTCTGGCTGGGGTGACGGATGATTGACGGTGGAGCCAGTTCGCGCGGGGCTAGGGGCTGGGGGCACGAAGGTCCGAAGGCTCGAAGAGTTGAAGAGTGACGAGAGATGAGTGACGAGTGACGGATTGAAGGTGGAATCTGGAACGGCAGTAGATCCTCGCATATGCGACTGTGCTTGCCGAGGGCTTAGGCCTGCTCGCGGTCCTGACGCACTCGGAACTCCGTGATCCGGCGCACCAGCTCCAGCGGCAGCGGCTGGTTGTGCGGGAACTGCATGCTGCCCTTGGCGGACTTGTAGCCGGCCAGCTCCTCCCGGAAGGCGGCGATGCCCACGGCCCCCGGATAGAAGCCCACGTGCCCGGCGTAGCCGGCGAAGTGCACGAGGTTCTTCCGCCCCTTGTAGGTCGGGATGCCGTAGGCCATCCCCTCCACCGCCTCGGGCGCGGCCGCCCGGATGACCGCGCGCAGGGCCGCCAGCCGGGCCTGGATCTCGGGTGGGAAGGTCGCGAGATAGACATCCACGGGGGATATCGGGGCGGTGGCGGCGGTCATGGAAGAATGCTCCTTTCGGTCAGGATACCCTCAATCGGCGCGCAGGGGCGTTCATTTGCTCCGCCGTCGTCATGTCCTGCTTCTCGTCATTCTGAGCCACGGTGGATCAGTCGCGCGACGGTTGATGTGGCGACGGCCCGCTCCTTTGGTCCCGTCCGAGTCCGCCTCCCGGTTCAGCTCCCGCCCAGGTTTCTACAACCACCAACCAGGCCAGTCCGGACGCTGGCCCCACACCACCTTGCCTGTGGTTTTGTCCACAATCCACACAGCATGTTTACGAGGCGTACACCAAAAGCAGTATCTCATGCGGAACTGGTAGGTATGCCGGGCTTCCAGCGTGAGCTCGATCAGACCGGCGGGGTGCGCGCCGAACTGCGCCGGGTAATCTGCGTATTCAATTAGATGTTGTCCCGCCAAAAGCTTCGCCCCCTTGTATCCCTTGTCCAAGCTGTTTCCATCGATAGATCTGATAACGTCTGGCCGTGTTGACCAGTCAA
This genomic interval from Candidatus Delongbacteria bacterium contains the following:
- a CDS encoding SagB/ThcOx family dehydrogenase → MSRIDRDLGRWFLTDRVRLEQDFSHTAQQLGKSAPPIEKPCPPEAPRTALPKPGEWNGIGAVPVEKALAGRESRREFTDEPLSLDELAFLLWSAQGVRQQMGTRAVLRTAPSAGARHAFETYVLVLRVAGLAPGLYRYLSLSHELAFLRAVPEAAQAISDATLGQDFIGEAGAVLVWTTLPERMEWRYGEAAYKVIALDAGHLCQNLYLACECVGAGTCAIAAYHQEKLDELLGVDGQDEFALYLAPVGKVER
- a CDS encoding DUF1801 domain-containing protein produces the protein MTAATAPISPVDVYLATFPPEIQARLAALRAVIRAAAPEAVEGMAYGIPTYKGRKNLVHFAGYAGHVGFYPGAVGIAAFREELAGYKSAKGSMQFPHNQPLPLELVRRITEFRVRQDREQA